One Gossypium hirsutum isolate 1008001.06 chromosome A11, Gossypium_hirsutum_v2.1, whole genome shotgun sequence genomic window carries:
- the LOC107923496 gene encoding putative disease resistance RPP13-like protein 1 produces the protein MLDDAEEKQIKNEGVKKWLEDLQDLAYDVDDILDEFAYEELRLKLKKLQVQASTSKVRKLIPTCCTSSNFTPTSFLFKNSMIPKVKEITDRFNSLTTRRSSLGLSDILSQAPTSKGKLLVQRDNNRLFSILLV, from the coding sequence ATGTTGGACGATGCAGAGGAGAAGCAGATCAAGAACGAAGGCGTGAAGAAATGGTTGGAGGATCTCCAGGACTTGGCTTACGATGTGGATGACATCTTGGATGAGTTCGCTTATGAAGAGTTACGTCTCAAGCTCAAGAAATTGCAAGTTCAAGCCAGCACTAGCAAGGTACGGAAACTCATTCCTACATGCTGTACCAGTAGTAATTTCACTCCCACTTCTTTCCTGTTTAAGAATTCCATGATTCCCAAGGTCAAAGAGATCACTGATAGATTTAATAGTTTGACTACTCGAAGAAGTAGTTTGGGGTTGAGTGACATCTTGTCTCAAGCTCCAACCTCCAAAGGAAAGCTGTTGGTGCAAAGAGACAACAACAGACTGTTTTCAATCTTGCTTGTAtag